The genomic stretch GGTTGGAGAAAAACTGCTCAGAACGACTAAGCTGTATACGGACAATGGTGTCTGTAAATATGCTGATTTTAAAGTATGAAGTCTCCGTTCTGCCGGTTATTCCATGGGCTGTGGGTTTCCAGGAAATTACTTTTCCGGCAGACTGGTTTTGGGCACGATTTACTGAAGTGGCTACAGTAGTCATTTGGGTTACTTTAGTAAGTTATTAAATGCATTTGTTCACAGCTTCCGAGGTAGGATTTGGGAGGCGTATATCACCTGATTCATGGGATTCGCTGGTGACGGCAGCTTGCAGAATGACAGGTACTGTGCAGCTAATTTAGAAAGGATTTTGGAAGGAAAAAATTAAGTTTTTGTTGTGCAATGGGTTATTTGGAATGTTTTGGGCATAAAAACAATCTTTATTCATGTATTCAATCGTGTGCATAGAAAAATGAAATTAGTTAGAAAAAAATTGGATGGCACGCAGATGTCGCAGATTGCTTAAGATTTCCACAGATAACTATCAGCGATCATCAGCCGGATCAGCGTCATCGGCGTTCTGTTTATTGCACACAGATGTCGCAGATTGCTTAAGATTCCCGCAGGTATATATCAGAGATCATCCGTCAGATCAGTGGCATCAGCGTGCTATCCTTTCCTCAAAGAGGATTTCCGAATGACCAAACCTGTTTCGAGCATCTCCGTACGCGCTGTAAATGCTTCCTCATTTTCGGAATCGATCATTTCCAAAAGTAGCTGGGTTGCCTTTTCGCCCATATCGAAGCCAGGCTGGGAAACGGAAGAAAGGGGAGGCTCTATCATTGAAGAAAACTGCCAGTCGCTAAAGCCTACAGCACCAAACTCCTCAGGAAGTTTTAATCCCATGGATTTGGCTGCTTGCATGGCTCCGGCTGCTGCGATGTCATTCGATGCAAATACTGCGTCCGGTCGGTCTGAGGCATGGGAGAACAATGCCCGGCAAATGGTCTCACTTTCCTCTGGAGTGCCTTTGGGACAAGGGATGATCCATTCTTCGCGAATAGGAATACCTGCTTCCTGTAGCGCTTTAAGATATCCTTCTTTTCGGTCAATGCTGATTTTCAGGTTCTCCGGGCCAGCCAAGTGAATGATTTTGGTATAGCCTTGTTCGATGAGGTGTTTGACGGCCTTATATGCACCTGTCTGGTCATCTACGGTGACATTGACCGTGTCTTGAAGATTTGGAAGACGGTCAAAAAACACAATGGGGTAATGATAATCCATTAGTTTTTTGAAATGGTCAAAATTAGATGTTTCCTTGGAGAAGCTCACCAAAAGCCCATCGATTTGGTTGCTGATGATGGTATCCACTGCGGCGAGCTCTCTGGTTGCATTTTCGTTGGTCTGTAGGAGAATGACATTATAACCGTTGGCGTAAGCCACCTCTTCTATTCCACTGATGACCGTGCTAAAAAAAAAGTGCACCACCTCGGGGATTATAACACCAATGGTGGAAGACTTGCTTTTTCGGAGGCTCAAAGCCACGGCGTTGGGGCGGTAATTGAGTTTTTTTGCAAGTGCCTTTACCTTTTCCTTTGTTTCCTTACTGATTCCCGGGTAATCTTTCAGGGCACGTGAGACGGTAGAAGAGGAAATATTCAGGGCTTTTGCAATATCCTTGATCGTGGCTTGTCCTAGTTTCATGATTTATTTAGACTTTTCTAAGATTCTAATATACTATTTTACCGGTAGAATAAAATGGTGTGCCAAATCAATAAACAGTGTACAGTGTACGAATACGAATGAAATTGAATTTTTGGAAGATAAATTTTTATCCCCTATGAAAACGTTTGCGGCGACGTTTGCATAAAAATCACTTTGTTTTTTTTGATTCAAAAACTTGCCTGTGTGGCTTCTATTCCCTAATATTTCATTACGATCTCTGAAATACCACAAAAATCCAGCTTATCGGATTTTTTGATGAGTTTCAAGATTAAAAAGATAAATAGTATTATTTGAATATTCTATTTACTCTTAAAAATTAACAATTAATCCAAAACAAACCATTATGCGAAAGATCTCTACCGTCTTAAAAGTAGCGGTAATGTGTCTAGCACTATTAAGTGGACACTTAATTTATGCGCAGGCTCAGACTGTTAAAGGAACTGTGACAGATACTGATTCCGGTGAGCCTTTACCATTTGTGAATGTTCTGCTGAAAGGAACCACAAGAGGAACCACGACAGATATTGATGGTTATTATTCCATTGATATCAATTCTCCAGAAGATGTATTGGTTTTTTCCTTTATAGGTTTTGATGCCAAGGAAATGACCGTAGGCAATCAGTCAACGATCAATGTGCAGTTGCAAGGTAATACCAAGCAGCTGGACGAGGTAGTGGTGGTCGGTTATGGTACCCAGAGAAAAGCCGATTTGACGGGATCGGTTGGCTCTGTGGAACGTGACGACTTTAATGTTGGCCAAGTAACCAATCCTGAACAATTGATCACCGGTAAGGTGGCAGGTGTTCAGATCACAC from Echinicola soli encodes the following:
- a CDS encoding LacI family DNA-binding transcriptional regulator, with the protein product MKLGQATIKDIAKALNISSSTVSRALKDYPGISKETKEKVKALAKKLNYRPNAVALSLRKSKSSTIGVIIPEVVHFFFSTVISGIEEVAYANGYNVILLQTNENATRELAAVDTIISNQIDGLLVSFSKETSNFDHFKKLMDYHYPIVFFDRLPNLQDTVNVTVDDQTGAYKAVKHLIEQGYTKIIHLAGPENLKISIDRKEGYLKALQEAGIPIREEWIIPCPKGTPEESETICRALFSHASDRPDAVFASNDIAAAGAMQAAKSMGLKLPEEFGAVGFSDWQFSSMIEPPLSSVSQPGFDMGEKATQLLLEMIDSENEEAFTARTEMLETGLVIRKSSLRKG